The DNA window AGCTCGATTCTCTGATGGGGGATGCCCATAAACGACTCTTCGACGTGGTCCTGGTGTGGAAGTTTGATCGCTTTGCCCGCTCGGTAAAGCACTTAGTCGATAGCTTGGAAGAGTTCCGCGCGCTCGGTGTCGACTTCATCAGCTACACCGAAGGCGTCGATACGACCACTCCCAGCGGTCAGCTGCTCTTTCACATCATGGGAGCAGTTGCGCAGTTCGAGCGGGATCTCATCGCTGAGCGGGTACGCGCAGGCATTGCCTATGCCCGGGCCATGGGCAAGCGCATTGGCCGCCCTCCTTCCGTCGTAGATATTGCTGAGATCTTGAGGTTGCGCGGCCAAGGCATGTCCCTGCGGGCCATAGCCAAGAGCCTCAATATTCCAGTTTCCCGTGTCAGGCGGGCCCTTTTTCGACAGACGCTAAAGGAGTCCGCGTGAGCGGCATTGGCAACAATTCGATAAGGCAGGTCAGTCTGCGCGACTTGCTGACTGCGGATCAAGTTGCTGCGATCACCGGACTCTCCAAGGAGACGCTGGCTCAGTGGCGCTCGCAACGGCGGGGTATTTCCTATTTGAAAATCGGCCGCGCCGTCCGCTATGATCCTGCCGACGTTCACCAATACCTTGCGGGTTGCAGGGTTTCTGTCTCCGATCCGGAGGAAAGGAGGCAGGAATGAGCGTTTACAAACGAGGCGGAGTCTACTGGTATGACTTCTGGTTCCAGGGACAACGCTATCGGCAGAGTACGGGCCTAAACAACAAAACTGTTGCGCTTCGCGCGGAGGCAATTCGCAAAGCGGAACTTGCCGAAGGTCGGGCGGGAATAGTCAAACGAAGGGCTTGTCCGACGTTCGAGAGTTTCGTCGAGAAGGAGTTTCTCCCCTGGTCGGCAAGTGAGCACCGAGCCCACCCGAACACGTACAAGCGGTACAAGGTAAGTTCCAAGCCGCTGATTGCGTTCTTTGGCAAGTACCGGCTCGATGCGATCTTGCCGGGGCTGGTAGAGAAATTCAAACTGACCAGGTCCGATGCAATTTCGGGTGCTGGCACGAATCGAGATTTGGCAGCCTTGCGTTTCATGCTGAATTTCGCCGTGAGGCAAGAGTATCTGGCTAAGAACCCTGTTTCCGGGGTGAGATTCTTGTCTGAGGGGCCCGGCTCGATGCGAGTTGTTTCCCATGAAGAGCAGCAGAAGTATCTGGCTGCGGCGAGTCGTACGCTGCAGGATGTCGCAAAGCTGATTCTGGAAACCGGAATGCGCCCGGAAGAGATCTTCACGATTCGGAGCGAGAACGTACATTTGGCCGAACGTTACTTGTTCGTGCCGAACGGGAAGACTCTTTTCGCCAAGCGGAACATTCTGCTGACAGATCTGGCAATCGATGTTCTGAAGCGCAGATTGGCTGCCCCTGAAGGACCGTATCTTTTTGCCAATCGAAAAGATGCGAACCGACCGATGGTCACCGTTCAGAAGTGCCACGAAACTGCTCTACGGACGGCGAAAATCTCTCCTGGTTTCCGACTCTATGATCTGCGTCACACGTTCGGATCACGCTCGGCGATGGCGGGAGTAGACCTTGCAACTCTGAAAGAGTTGATGGGCCACTCGAACATCTCAATCACTATGAGATACGTGCATCCGACGCCAGAGCACAAACGCGAGGCGGTACAGAAACTAGAGCGGTACAACACAGAGCAAGTGTTTGCCACCTACGAGAAGAGGTCGGGGTCCCCACAGAAGTCCCCACAGTAGCCAGGGACGGGATGTTAAGATGGTTGTAAAGCATTGAAAGCAAACGTTTGGCGGCGTAGCTCAGTGGCTAGAGCGAGGGTCTCATAATCCCTAGGTCGTTGGTTCGATTCCAACCGCCGCCACCAGTTCCACCTGCAGTTCCGCGGTCGATGAGGTCCCTCGCCCTGGCCTCTGAGGCTGGCGGAGGGCGCGGGTGACCCTCCGTCACAGCCGCCGGTGACGGCAGTCACGGCGGCGAGCGGAGGCGCCCCGTAGGCTGAATGCATGTTCGCCGGGAACCTTGAAAACGCTGTTGCCAACCGCTTCTCCCCCGCCATGTGGCCCCGCCCCGCGCTCGACTTCGACGAAAAACCAATGGTGGTGATCTGGGAAGTCACTCAGGCCTGCGACCTGAGCTGCTACCACTGCCGGGCCAGCGCCCAGCCGCTGCGCAACTCCATGGAGCTGACCACGGCGCAGGGCCGGCGGCTGATCGATGAAGTGGCCGCCATGCGCACGCCCATCTTCGTGCTGACCGGCGGCGATCCTCTGAAGCGCCCCGACATCTACGACCTGGTGGAGCACGCCACGCTGCATGGGGTGCGCGCCGCCCTCACCCCCAGCGCCACGCCGCTGCTCACCCAGGCGGCGATTTTGGAGTTGAAACGGCGCGGCCTGGCACGGCTGGCCATCTCGCTCGACGGCCCCGCCCCGGAGATTCACGACTCCTTCCGCGGGGTTGCCGGCTCCTACCAGCGCACCATGGATGCCGTACGCTGGGCACGCGAATGCCACCTGCCCATGCAGATCAACACCACCGTCACCCGCCGCAACCACCAGGACCTGGAAACGTTCGTGCCGCTGCTGGAAAAGATGGGCATCGTCCTGTGGAGCGTCTTCTTCCTGGTGCCCACCGGCCGGGGCAAGCAGGACGACCTGCTTTCGGCGGAAGAGTGTGAGCAGGTGTTCGAGAAGCTGTACCAGATCTCACGCCGGGTGAAGTTCCACATCAAGACCACCGAAGGGCAGCACTACCGGCGCTTCCTATTGCAGAAGCACGCAGAGGAGTGGCAGGATCCACGGCCGCCGGAAGGCAGAGCACGTCCGCAGGCTCCCGCGGGCGTGGCCTATGCCCTCGACGGGACTCGGCCCGGGGTTAATGACGGCAAAGGCTTCGTCTTCGTCTCCCATACCGGCGAAGTCTACCCCAGCGGCTTCCTGCCGCTCCGCGCGGGGAACGTCCGCCAGCAGCTGCTGGCGGAGATCTACCGCACCTCGCCGTTGTTCATCGCCCTGCGCGATCCCAAGCAGCTCAAGGGTAAGTGCGGCATCTGCGAATACAACCAGATCTGCGGCGGCTCCCGCGCCCGCGCCTACGCCGTCACCGGCGACGCCTTTGCCCCCGACCCCTGCTGCATCTATCAGCCGAACGCCGCGCCCGCGGCGGTGTAGCTCTTCTTCCTACATTCCGAGCGTAGCGAGGGAGCCCTACCCCTTGCCGACTGTCATCCTGAGCGAGGCGCGAGTGTGCGAGCGCCGAGCCGAAGGACCCCTACCACGCCGACGCTGCGATGCCGCCCCAAGGCATTCTCACGATGCATCAAGAACGACCGCACTCCTAGAAATACCCTTGTGCTGCATCGGCTAGCGAGCATCTCCGGGGTCCTTCGACTCGCCCGTCGTCTTCGCTCCGGGCTCGCTCAGGATGACAGGGTATGAAAACGGTATAATCATGTCCTTGGCGGCCGGACGGCTGCCTTCAGGACCGGGACCGATGTCGAAGCAAGTGAAGGCTGTGGTTCTCGCGCTCTCCAGCGCACTGGTGCTCTTGATCATGGCCGGAGGCCTGGGAGTACGCGCCTCCTCCAACGAGGGCGCTTACCGGCAGCTGGGCGTGTACAGCGAAGTGCTGTCGCGCATCCGCAGCGAATACGTTGAGGAGCCCAACGTGCCCCAGGTGACCGACGGGGCGCTACACGGCCTGCTGGAATCGCTGGACGCCAACTCCAGCTACCTGAGCGCGGACGAGTACCGCGAGTACAAGAGCCGTCGCGAAGGCAAGGCGGGCATCGGCGCCACGCTCTCCCGGCGCTTCGGCTATGCGGCCGTGGTTTCGGTGCTGCCGGGCGGGCCGGCGGACAAGGCCGGCATCACCGGTGGCGACATCATCGAGGCCATCGAGAACCGCACCACGCGTGAGATGTCGCTGGCCGAGGTGCGCACCCTGGTGCTGGGTCCGCAGGGCTCGAACATCAATCTCTCCATCGTGCGCCCGCCGCGCGCCGCGCCCCAAAAGGTGACGATCACGCGCGAGGCGGTGGCCGTGCCTCCGGTGGCGGAGAAGATGCTGGAGAACGGCATCGGCTACCTCAAGGTGGACGAGCTCGCCAAGGGCAAGTCGGCGGAGATCGGCGCTCGCATCAAGGCGCTGCAGCACGCCGGCGCCCGCAAGCTCATCCTGGATCTGCGCAACGATTCCGACGGCGACTCCGCCGAGGGCGTCGCGCTCGCCAACCTCTTTCTGAGCCAGGGCACCATCACCTACTTGCAGGGACAGAAGCATCCGCGCGAGACCTTTAGCGCCGATCCCCAGAAGATGGTGACCAGCCTGCCGCTGGTGGTGCTGGTGAATCGCGGCACCGCCGGCCCGGCCGAGATCGCCGCCGCCGCCATCCTGGAGAACGCCCGCGGCGACGTGGTCGGCGACAAGACCTTCGGCGTGGGCTCGGTGCAGAAGCTCATCGAGATCCCCGACGGCTCCGCCCTCATCCTGACCGTGGCCAAGTATTACTCGCCCTCGGGCAAGGCCATCCAGGACACCTCCGTCACCCCCAACGTCCTGGTCGCCGATGCCAATGACGATTCCAACCTGCCCGATGACGACGAGGACAATGCCGCGCCTCCGGAGGAGCTCAAAAAGCCCACGCCCCCTAAAGAAGACGAGCAGCTCAAACGCGCCATCGAGCTGCTAAAGAACAAGGAAACAAAGGCGTAGCCACCGTCAGTTCCCGCCCCTTGCTGTCATCCTGAGCGAGCGCGAGTCCGCTCAGCGGGCGAGCGCGCAGTCGAAGGCCCCCACACCGCCCCGTGCTACGATGCCGCCCCAAGGGCATTCTCACGAATGACGCTCCCGCGCCCTAGCCGGGAACAAATGTGGCCTTCTAGGCTTCTACCTCACAAGGAGGAGCAGCGCCTCCCGTGCTATTCTGAGGCTGCTCTTCTCCGCGTTCCGACGGAATGCAGTACCTGTACTCCAATCTCCCTCCCGTAAGATTTGCGGGAAAGAAGCTGGTGGGCCGTGTGGTCTTCGGCCTGCTGGTGCTAATGGCGGCACTGGCGGGCGCGGTGGGCGGCCTGCTCATCGTCTATTCCACCGACCTGCCCGAGGTGGGCGAGCTGGAGCGCTACCGGCCCAGCGCCATCACCGAGCTCTATGACGACCAGGGGCGGGTAATCGCTTCCTTCGCCCTGCAGCGGCGCGTGGTCGCAACCTACGACGACTTCCCCCAGGTCCTGCGCGACTCCGTGATCTCCATCGAGGACAAGGAGTTCGAGAGCCACTGGGGCGTCAACTTCTGGCGGGTGCTGGGCGCAGCCTGGCGCAACCTGCGCTCCGGACACAACGCCCAGGGCGCCTCCACTCTCACTATGCAGCTCTCCCGCAACCTCTTCCTCTCGCCCGAGCGCAGCTACAGCCGCAAATTCCAGGAGGTGATGCTCTCCATCCAGATCGAGCGGCGCTTCACCAAGCCCCAGATCTTCACCCTCTACGCCAACCAGATCTATCTCGGACACGGCGTTTATGGCTTCGAGGCGGCTTCCCAGTTCTATTTCAGCAAACACGCCAAGGAGTTGACGCTGGAAGAGGCGGCGCTGCTCGCTGGCCTGCCCAAAAGCCCGGAGGGCCTCTCGCCCATCAACTATCCCGAGCGCGCCATCCGCCGGCGCAACATCGTCCTCGACTCCCTGCTGGAAGACGGCAAGATCACCGCCGAGCAAGCCGACCGCGCCAAGAACTCGCCCATCAAGCTCGAGATCCAGAATCCCTCGAACTCCATCGCTCCCTACTTCGCCGAGGAGATCCGCCGCTACCTGGAAAAGAAGTACGGCGCCAGCGAGGTACACCAGGGAGGCCTGCGCGTCTATACCTCGCTCAACCTGGAGTGGCAGAAGGCCGCGAACCGCGTCGTGGTCGAAGGCCTGGCCGGGTACGAGCGCCGCCACGGCTGGAAGGGCGGGCTGAAGAACGTGGTGCTGGCCGGACAGCGCGTGAAGACCTACCAGCATCCCGACTGGATCGAGCCGCTGGAGGCGGGAAGCTACGTGCACGCGCTGGTCACCGATTCCACCTCCGTGCTGGCCATCGTCAAGTTCGGCCGCTACAGCGCTCCCATCACCGCGGCGGAGATGAAGTGGACCGGGCACAAATCGCCCCAAGAGATCATGGCGGTGGGCGACATCGTGTACGTGCGCATCGAGTCGCTCGACCCGCCGGAAAACGCCAAGATCTCGCTAGAGCAGGATTCAGGCGCGCAGGGCGCGCTGCTCGCCCTGGACAACGCCACCGGTGACATCAAGGCCATGGTCGGCGGCCGCGACTTCGATACCTCGCAGTTCAACCGCTCCACCCAGGCGCTGCGCCAGGCGGGCTCCTCCTTCAAGCCCTACGTGTACACCGCGGTCATCGACGGCGGCGCCTCTCCCGAGGACGTCATCCTCGACGCGCCCGTCACCTTCATGACCTCCTCCGGCCCCTACGCCCCCCACAACTACGACAATCGCTTCGAAGGCACCATCACCCTGCGGCGCGCCCTGGCCCAGTCGCGCAATATCCCCGCGCTCAAGCTGGCCGACCGCGTCGGCATCAGGACGGTGATCGAGTACACCCGGCGCTTTGGCATCACCTCTCCGCTGCTGCCCTACCTGCCGGTGGCCCTGGGAGCGGCCGACGTCACCCTCTACGAGCAGACCGCCGCCTTTACCACCTTCCCCAACGACGGGGTGCGCGTGATCCCGCGCTACATCCGCAAGGTCACCGACTACGACGGCCGGGTGCTGGAGGAGAACTATCCCGAGGTGAAGGACGTGGTCTCGAGCCGCACCGCGCGCATCATGACTTCCATGCTGCGCGAGGTGGTGCAGCACGGCACGGCGGCGCGCGCCGGCGCCGAGCTGAAATATCCCCTGGGGGGCAAGACCGGCACCACCAACGACTTCACCGACGCCTGGTTCATCGGCTTCTCACCCTCGCTCACCTGCGGCGTCTGGATCGGCTTTGACGAGAAGAAGACCCTGGGCAAGAGCGAGACCGGCGGGCACACCGCCCTTCCCCTGTGGATCGCCTTCATGAAGAC is part of the Terriglobales bacterium genome and encodes:
- a CDS encoding recombinase family protein produces the protein LDSLMGDAHKRLFDVVLVWKFDRFARSVKHLVDSLEEFRALGVDFISYTEGVDTTTPSGQLLFHIMGAVAQFERDLIAERVRAGIAYARAMGKRIGRPPSVVDIAEILRLRGQGMSLRAIAKSLNIPVSRVRRALFRQTLKESA
- a CDS encoding helix-turn-helix domain-containing protein, whose product is MSGIGNNSIRQVSLRDLLTADQVAAITGLSKETLAQWRSQRRGISYLKIGRAVRYDPADVHQYLAGCRVSVSDPEERRQE
- a CDS encoding tyrosine-type recombinase/integrase; protein product: MSVYKRGGVYWYDFWFQGQRYRQSTGLNNKTVALRAEAIRKAELAEGRAGIVKRRACPTFESFVEKEFLPWSASEHRAHPNTYKRYKVSSKPLIAFFGKYRLDAILPGLVEKFKLTRSDAISGAGTNRDLAALRFMLNFAVRQEYLAKNPVSGVRFLSEGPGSMRVVSHEEQQKYLAAASRTLQDVAKLILETGMRPEEIFTIRSENVHLAERYLFVPNGKTLFAKRNILLTDLAIDVLKRRLAAPEGPYLFANRKDANRPMVTVQKCHETALRTAKISPGFRLYDLRHTFGSRSAMAGVDLATLKELMGHSNISITMRYVHPTPEHKREAVQKLERYNTEQVFATYEKRSGSPQKSPQ
- a CDS encoding TIGR04053 family radical SAM/SPASM domain-containing protein; protein product: MWPRPALDFDEKPMVVIWEVTQACDLSCYHCRASAQPLRNSMELTTAQGRRLIDEVAAMRTPIFVLTGGDPLKRPDIYDLVEHATLHGVRAALTPSATPLLTQAAILELKRRGLARLAISLDGPAPEIHDSFRGVAGSYQRTMDAVRWARECHLPMQINTTVTRRNHQDLETFVPLLEKMGIVLWSVFFLVPTGRGKQDDLLSAEECEQVFEKLYQISRRVKFHIKTTEGQHYRRFLLQKHAEEWQDPRPPEGRARPQAPAGVAYALDGTRPGVNDGKGFVFVSHTGEVYPSGFLPLRAGNVRQQLLAEIYRTSPLFIALRDPKQLKGKCGICEYNQICGGSRARAYAVTGDAFAPDPCCIYQPNAAPAAV
- a CDS encoding S41 family peptidase — protein: MSKQVKAVVLALSSALVLLIMAGGLGVRASSNEGAYRQLGVYSEVLSRIRSEYVEEPNVPQVTDGALHGLLESLDANSSYLSADEYREYKSRREGKAGIGATLSRRFGYAAVVSVLPGGPADKAGITGGDIIEAIENRTTREMSLAEVRTLVLGPQGSNINLSIVRPPRAAPQKVTITREAVAVPPVAEKMLENGIGYLKVDELAKGKSAEIGARIKALQHAGARKLILDLRNDSDGDSAEGVALANLFLSQGTITYLQGQKHPRETFSADPQKMVTSLPLVVLVNRGTAGPAEIAAAAILENARGDVVGDKTFGVGSVQKLIEIPDGSALILTVAKYYSPSGKAIQDTSVTPNVLVADANDDSNLPDDDEDNAAPPEELKKPTPPKEDEQLKRAIELLKNKETKA
- a CDS encoding PBP1A family penicillin-binding protein is translated as MQYLYSNLPPVRFAGKKLVGRVVFGLLVLMAALAGAVGGLLIVYSTDLPEVGELERYRPSAITELYDDQGRVIASFALQRRVVATYDDFPQVLRDSVISIEDKEFESHWGVNFWRVLGAAWRNLRSGHNAQGASTLTMQLSRNLFLSPERSYSRKFQEVMLSIQIERRFTKPQIFTLYANQIYLGHGVYGFEAASQFYFSKHAKELTLEEAALLAGLPKSPEGLSPINYPERAIRRRNIVLDSLLEDGKITAEQADRAKNSPIKLEIQNPSNSIAPYFAEEIRRYLEKKYGASEVHQGGLRVYTSLNLEWQKAANRVVVEGLAGYERRHGWKGGLKNVVLAGQRVKTYQHPDWIEPLEAGSYVHALVTDSTSVLAIVKFGRYSAPITAAEMKWTGHKSPQEIMAVGDIVYVRIESLDPPENAKISLEQDSGAQGALLALDNATGDIKAMVGGRDFDTSQFNRSTQALRQAGSSFKPYVYTAVIDGGASPEDVILDAPVTFMTSSGPYAPHNYDNRFEGTITLRRALAQSRNIPALKLADRVGIRTVIEYTRRFGITSPLLPYLPVALGAADVTLYEQTAAFTTFPNDGVRVIPRYIRKVTDYDGRVLEENYPEVKDVVSSRTARIMTSMLREVVQHGTAARAGAELKYPLGGKTGTTNDFTDAWFIGFSPSLTCGVWIGFDEKKTLGKSETGGHTALPLWIAFMKTALQGHEPEDFGPAPEVPPTAVAQKVDTPDQTPGDGETPH